One genomic segment of Macaca fascicularis isolate 582-1 chromosome 19, T2T-MFA8v1.1 includes these proteins:
- the SH2D3A gene encoding SH2 domain-containing protein 3A isoform X9, with amino-acid sequence MWKTEACCKCRAQPLNPLSPRAPCRCHRMEKTLLANPGTTASCPARARKWSNSQPADLAHMGQSREDPTGIEAFAMPVSALPRTGSDPVLLKAPAPLGTVANSLRASDGQLQAKAPAKPPRTPSFELPEASERPPTYCELVPRVPCVQGTSLSQSCPEPEAPWWEAEEDEEEENRCFTRPRAEISFCPPDTPSCLLGPQNRPLEPQVLHTLRGLFLEHHPGSTALHLLLVDCQATGLLGVTRVQRDNMGVSSGLELLTLPHGCRLRLELLERHETLALAGALAVLGCSGPLEERAAALRGLVELALALRPGAAGDLPGLAAVMGALLMPQVSRLEHTWRQLRRSHTEAALAFEQELKPLMRALDEGAGPCDPGEVALPHVAPMVRLLEGEEVAGPLDESCERLLRTLHGARHMARDAPKFRKVAAQRLRGQPSRQDPPPSPTTWDPATGADPRPGTAPKAGPPGSGTWNRPPPCTLVEPLRHPTPIPAEGWKPPPL; translated from the exons ggcaAGGAAGTGGAGCAACAGTCAGCCTGCAGATTTGGCACATATGGGACAGTCAAGAGAAGACCCCACTGGGATAG AAGCCTTCGCCATGCCCGTATCTGCCTTGCCCCGAACTGGCAGTGACCCCGTGTTGCTGAAGGCCCCTGCTCCCCTGGGAACTGTTGCCAACAGTCTCAGAGCCTCCGATGGGCAGCTTCAAGCCAAGGCACCAGCGAAGCCTCCCCGGACACCCTCCTTCGAACTTCCTGAAGCCTCTGAACGTCCCCCAACGTACTGCGAGCTGGTGCCCCGAGTACCCTGTGTCCAGGGAACGTCCCTGAGCCAAAGCTGCCCAGAGCCAGAGGCCCCAtggtgggaggccgaggaggatgaggaggaagagaacaGATGTTTTACAAGACCACGGGCTGAGATCTCTTTCTGCCCCCCTGATAccccctcctgcctcctgggccccCAGAATCGGCCCCTGGAACCCCAAGTCCTGCATACTCTCCGTGGCCTGTTCCTGGAACACCATCCTGGGAGCACTGCCCTTCACTTGCTATTGGTAGACTGCCAG GCCACAGGCCTCCTGGGAGTGACCAGGGTTCAGCGGGACAACATGGGGGTCTCATCTGGCCTGGAGCTGCTCACTCTTCCCCATGGATGTCGCTTGAGGTTGGAACTGCTAGAGAG gcatgagacactggCGCTGGCCGGGGCACTGGCAGTGCTGGGCTGCTCGGGGCCGCTGGAGGAGCGCGCAGCCGCACTGAGGGGCCTGGTAGAGCTGGCGCTGGCGCTGCGGCCAGGGGCAGCGGGGGACCTGCCTGGGCTGGCTGCGGTCATGGGCGCCCTGCTCATGCCCCAG GTGTCCCGGTTGGAGCACACGTGGCGCCAGCTCCGAAGGAGCCACACGGAGGCTGCGCTGGCCTTTGAACAGGAGCTGAAGCCGCTGATGCGGGCTCTGGATGAGGGCGCTG GACCCTGCGACCCCGGCGAGGTGGCGCTGCCGCACGTGGCACCCATGGTGCGCCTGCTGGAGGGCGAGGAAGTCGCAGGTCCGCTGGATGAGAGCTGCGAGCGGCTGTTGCGCACCCTGCACGGGGCGCGTCACATGGCCCGGGACGCACCCAAATTCCGCAAGGTGGCAGCCCAGCGCCTGCGAG GGCAGCCCAGCCGACAAGATCCCCCACCTTCCCCGACAACCTGGGATCCCGCCACCGGTGCAGACCCACGTCCAGGCACAGCCCCTAAGGCGGGACCCCCAGGATCTGGCACCTGGAACAGGCCACCCCCTTGCACTCTAGTAGAGCCCCTCAGGCACCCCACCCCCATTCCTGCAGAGggctggaagccccctcccctctGA
- the SH2D3A gene encoding SH2 domain-containing protein 3A isoform X13, whose amino-acid sequence MPVSALPRTGSDPVLLKAPAPLGTVANSLRASDGQLQAKAPAKPPRTPSFELPEASERPPTYCELVPRVPCVQGTSLSQSCPEPEAPWWEAEEDEEEENRCFTRPRAEISFCPPDTPSCLLGPQNRPLEPQVLHTLRGLFLEHHPGSTALHLLLVDCQATGLLGVTRVQRDNMGVSSGLELLTLPHGCRLRLELLERHETLALAGALAVLGCSGPLEERAAALRGLVELALALRPGAAGDLPGLAAVMGALLMPQVSRLEHTWRQLRRSHTEAALAFEQELKPLMRALDEGAGPCDPGEVALPHVAPMVRLLEGEEVAGPLDESCERLLRTLHGARHMARDAPKFRKVAAQRLRGQPSRQDPPPSPTTWDPATGADPRPGTAPKAGPPGSGTWNRPPPCTLVEPLRHPTPIPAEGWKPPPL is encoded by the exons ATGCCCGTATCTGCCTTGCCCCGAACTGGCAGTGACCCCGTGTTGCTGAAGGCCCCTGCTCCCCTGGGAACTGTTGCCAACAGTCTCAGAGCCTCCGATGGGCAGCTTCAAGCCAAGGCACCAGCGAAGCCTCCCCGGACACCCTCCTTCGAACTTCCTGAAGCCTCTGAACGTCCCCCAACGTACTGCGAGCTGGTGCCCCGAGTACCCTGTGTCCAGGGAACGTCCCTGAGCCAAAGCTGCCCAGAGCCAGAGGCCCCAtggtgggaggccgaggaggatgaggaggaagagaacaGATGTTTTACAAGACCACGGGCTGAGATCTCTTTCTGCCCCCCTGATAccccctcctgcctcctgggccccCAGAATCGGCCCCTGGAACCCCAAGTCCTGCATACTCTCCGTGGCCTGTTCCTGGAACACCATCCTGGGAGCACTGCCCTTCACTTGCTATTGGTAGACTGCCAG GCCACAGGCCTCCTGGGAGTGACCAGGGTTCAGCGGGACAACATGGGGGTCTCATCTGGCCTGGAGCTGCTCACTCTTCCCCATGGATGTCGCTTGAGGTTGGAACTGCTAGAGAG gcatgagacactggCGCTGGCCGGGGCACTGGCAGTGCTGGGCTGCTCGGGGCCGCTGGAGGAGCGCGCAGCCGCACTGAGGGGCCTGGTAGAGCTGGCGCTGGCGCTGCGGCCAGGGGCAGCGGGGGACCTGCCTGGGCTGGCTGCGGTCATGGGCGCCCTGCTCATGCCCCAG GTGTCCCGGTTGGAGCACACGTGGCGCCAGCTCCGAAGGAGCCACACGGAGGCTGCGCTGGCCTTTGAACAGGAGCTGAAGCCGCTGATGCGGGCTCTGGATGAGGGCGCTG GACCCTGCGACCCCGGCGAGGTGGCGCTGCCGCACGTGGCACCCATGGTGCGCCTGCTGGAGGGCGAGGAAGTCGCAGGTCCGCTGGATGAGAGCTGCGAGCGGCTGTTGCGCACCCTGCACGGGGCGCGTCACATGGCCCGGGACGCACCCAAATTCCGCAAGGTGGCAGCCCAGCGCCTGCGAG GGCAGCCCAGCCGACAAGATCCCCCACCTTCCCCGACAACCTGGGATCCCGCCACCGGTGCAGACCCACGTCCAGGCACAGCCCCTAAGGCGGGACCCCCAGGATCTGGCACCTGGAACAGGCCACCCCCTTGCACTCTAGTAGAGCCCCTCAGGCACCCCACCCCCATTCCTGCAGAGggctggaagccccctcccctctGA
- the SH2D3A gene encoding SH2 domain-containing protein 3A isoform X15 — translation MSLEVGTAREVSQPLGILAGEGQFPPTSESLQTTPHSWFPREEGRWGNATSYPPSPLHYKPPHCPQTLALRFCRHETLALAGALAVLGCSGPLEERAAALRGLVELALALRPGAAGDLPGLAAVMGALLMPQVSRLEHTWRQLRRSHTEAALAFEQELKPLMRALDEGAGPCDPGEVALPHVAPMVRLLEGEEVAGPLDESCERLLRTLHGARHMARDAPKFRKVAAQRLRGQPSRQDPPPSPTTWDPATGADPRPGTAPKAGPPGSGTWNRPPPCTLVEPLRHPTPIPAEGWKPPPL, via the exons ATGTCGCTTGAGGTTGGAACTGCTAGAGAGGTGAGCCAGCCGCTTGGAATCTTGGCTGGGGAAGGCCAATTCCCCCCGACTTCCGAAAGTCTCCAAACAACTCCCCACTCATGGTTCCCCAGGGAAGAAGGGAGATGGGGCAATGCCACATCCTATCCCCCCTCACCCCTGCATTACAAacctccccactgcccccagaCCCTTGCCCTCCGCTTctgcaggcatgagacactggCGCTGGCCGGGGCACTGGCAGTGCTGGGCTGCTCGGGGCCGCTGGAGGAGCGCGCAGCCGCACTGAGGGGCCTGGTAGAGCTGGCGCTGGCGCTGCGGCCAGGGGCAGCGGGGGACCTGCCTGGGCTGGCTGCGGTCATGGGCGCCCTGCTCATGCCCCAG GTGTCCCGGTTGGAGCACACGTGGCGCCAGCTCCGAAGGAGCCACACGGAGGCTGCGCTGGCCTTTGAACAGGAGCTGAAGCCGCTGATGCGGGCTCTGGATGAGGGCGCTG GACCCTGCGACCCCGGCGAGGTGGCGCTGCCGCACGTGGCACCCATGGTGCGCCTGCTGGAGGGCGAGGAAGTCGCAGGTCCGCTGGATGAGAGCTGCGAGCGGCTGTTGCGCACCCTGCACGGGGCGCGTCACATGGCCCGGGACGCACCCAAATTCCGCAAGGTGGCAGCCCAGCGCCTGCGAG GGCAGCCCAGCCGACAAGATCCCCCACCTTCCCCGACAACCTGGGATCCCGCCACCGGTGCAGACCCACGTCCAGGCACAGCCCCTAAGGCGGGACCCCCAGGATCTGGCACCTGGAACAGGCCACCCCCTTGCACTCTAGTAGAGCCCCTCAGGCACCCCACCCCCATTCCTGCAGAGggctggaagccccctcccctctGA
- the SH2D3A gene encoding SH2 domain-containing protein 3A isoform X8: protein MWKTEACCKCRAQPLNPLSPRAPCRCHRMEKTLLANPGTTASCPARARKWSNSQPADLAHMGQSREDPTGIEAFAMPVSALPRTGSDPVLLKAPAPLGTVANSLRASDGQLQAKAPAKPPRTPSFELPEASERPPTYCELVPRVPCVQGTSLSQSCPEPEAPWWEAEEDEEEENRCFTRPRAEISFCPPDTPSCLLGPQNRPLEPQVLHTLRGLFLEHHPGSTALHLLLVDCQATGLLGVTRVQRDNMGVSSGLELLTLPHGCRLRLELLERHETLALAGALAVLGCSGPLEERAAALRGLVELALALRPGAAGDLPGLAAVMGALLMPQVSRLEHTWRQLRRSHTEAALAFEQELKPLMRALDEGAGSISAPCPIYSPKPRSDPPPPQDPATPARWRCRTWHPWCACWRARKSQVRWMRAASGCCAPCTGRVTWPGTHPNSARWQPSACEGSPADKIPHLPRQPGIPPPVQTHVQAQPLRRDPQDLAPGTGHPLAL from the exons ggcaAGGAAGTGGAGCAACAGTCAGCCTGCAGATTTGGCACATATGGGACAGTCAAGAGAAGACCCCACTGGGATAG AAGCCTTCGCCATGCCCGTATCTGCCTTGCCCCGAACTGGCAGTGACCCCGTGTTGCTGAAGGCCCCTGCTCCCCTGGGAACTGTTGCCAACAGTCTCAGAGCCTCCGATGGGCAGCTTCAAGCCAAGGCACCAGCGAAGCCTCCCCGGACACCCTCCTTCGAACTTCCTGAAGCCTCTGAACGTCCCCCAACGTACTGCGAGCTGGTGCCCCGAGTACCCTGTGTCCAGGGAACGTCCCTGAGCCAAAGCTGCCCAGAGCCAGAGGCCCCAtggtgggaggccgaggaggatgaggaggaagagaacaGATGTTTTACAAGACCACGGGCTGAGATCTCTTTCTGCCCCCCTGATAccccctcctgcctcctgggccccCAGAATCGGCCCCTGGAACCCCAAGTCCTGCATACTCTCCGTGGCCTGTTCCTGGAACACCATCCTGGGAGCACTGCCCTTCACTTGCTATTGGTAGACTGCCAG GCCACAGGCCTCCTGGGAGTGACCAGGGTTCAGCGGGACAACATGGGGGTCTCATCTGGCCTGGAGCTGCTCACTCTTCCCCATGGATGTCGCTTGAGGTTGGAACTGCTAGAGAG gcatgagacactggCGCTGGCCGGGGCACTGGCAGTGCTGGGCTGCTCGGGGCCGCTGGAGGAGCGCGCAGCCGCACTGAGGGGCCTGGTAGAGCTGGCGCTGGCGCTGCGGCCAGGGGCAGCGGGGGACCTGCCTGGGCTGGCTGCGGTCATGGGCGCCCTGCTCATGCCCCAG GTGTCCCGGTTGGAGCACACGTGGCGCCAGCTCCGAAGGAGCCACACGGAGGCTGCGCTGGCCTTTGAACAGGAGCTGAAGCCGCTGATGCGGGCTCTGGATGAGGGCGCTG GTTCCATCTCTGCCCCATGCCCTATCTACAGCCCCAAACCCAGATCAGACCCTCCCCCTCCGCAGGACCCTGCGACCCCGGCGAGGTGGCGCTGCCGCACGTGGCACCCATGGTGCGCCTGCTGGAGGGCGAGGAAGTCGCAGGTCCGCTGGATGAGAGCTGCGAGCGGCTGTTGCGCACCCTGCACGGGGCGCGTCACATGGCCCGGGACGCACCCAAATTCCGCAAGGTGGCAGCCCAGCGCCTGCGAG GGCAGCCCAGCCGACAAGATCCCCCACCTTCCCCGACAACCTGGGATCCCGCCACCGGTGCAGACCCACGTCCAGGCACAGCCCCTAAGGCGGGACCCCCAGGATCTGGCACCTGGAACAGGCCACCCCCTTGCACTCTAG
- the SH2D3A gene encoding SH2 domain-containing protein 3A isoform X6 → MPALVHSYVTGRRPLSQATGAVVSRPVTWQRPLRRSFSEDTLMDGPARTEPLRARKWSNSQPADLAHMGQSREDPTGIEAFAMPVSALPRTGSDPVLLKAPAPLGTVANSLRASDGQLQAKAPAKPPRTPSFELPEASERPPTYCELVPRVPCVQGTSLSQSCPEPEAPWWEAEEDEEEENRCFTRPRAEISFCPPDTPSCLLGPQNRPLEPQVLHTLRGLFLEHHPGSTALHLLLVDCQATGLLGVTRVQRDNMGVSSGLELLTLPHGCRLRLELLERHETLALAGALAVLGCSGPLEERAAALRGLVELALALRPGAAGDLPGLAAVMGALLMPQVSRLEHTWRQLRRSHTEAALAFEQELKPLMRALDEGAGSISAPCPIYSPKPRSDPPPPQDPATPARWRCRTWHPWCACWRARKSQVRWMRAASGCCAPCTGRVTWPGTHPNSARWQPSACEGSPADKIPHLPRQPGIPPPVQTHVQAQPLRRDPQDLAPGTGHPLAL, encoded by the exons ATGCCCGCTCTGGTTCACAGTTATGTGACAGGCAGGCGCCCACTGTCCCAGGCCACAGGGGCTGTGGTCTCCAGGCCTGTGACTTGGCAGAGGCCTCTGCGACGCAGCTTTAGCGAGGACACCCTGATGGATGGCCCAGCTCGGACAGAGCCTCTCAG ggcaAGGAAGTGGAGCAACAGTCAGCCTGCAGATTTGGCACATATGGGACAGTCAAGAGAAGACCCCACTGGGATAG AAGCCTTCGCCATGCCCGTATCTGCCTTGCCCCGAACTGGCAGTGACCCCGTGTTGCTGAAGGCCCCTGCTCCCCTGGGAACTGTTGCCAACAGTCTCAGAGCCTCCGATGGGCAGCTTCAAGCCAAGGCACCAGCGAAGCCTCCCCGGACACCCTCCTTCGAACTTCCTGAAGCCTCTGAACGTCCCCCAACGTACTGCGAGCTGGTGCCCCGAGTACCCTGTGTCCAGGGAACGTCCCTGAGCCAAAGCTGCCCAGAGCCAGAGGCCCCAtggtgggaggccgaggaggatgaggaggaagagaacaGATGTTTTACAAGACCACGGGCTGAGATCTCTTTCTGCCCCCCTGATAccccctcctgcctcctgggccccCAGAATCGGCCCCTGGAACCCCAAGTCCTGCATACTCTCCGTGGCCTGTTCCTGGAACACCATCCTGGGAGCACTGCCCTTCACTTGCTATTGGTAGACTGCCAG GCCACAGGCCTCCTGGGAGTGACCAGGGTTCAGCGGGACAACATGGGGGTCTCATCTGGCCTGGAGCTGCTCACTCTTCCCCATGGATGTCGCTTGAGGTTGGAACTGCTAGAGAG gcatgagacactggCGCTGGCCGGGGCACTGGCAGTGCTGGGCTGCTCGGGGCCGCTGGAGGAGCGCGCAGCCGCACTGAGGGGCCTGGTAGAGCTGGCGCTGGCGCTGCGGCCAGGGGCAGCGGGGGACCTGCCTGGGCTGGCTGCGGTCATGGGCGCCCTGCTCATGCCCCAG GTGTCCCGGTTGGAGCACACGTGGCGCCAGCTCCGAAGGAGCCACACGGAGGCTGCGCTGGCCTTTGAACAGGAGCTGAAGCCGCTGATGCGGGCTCTGGATGAGGGCGCTG GTTCCATCTCTGCCCCATGCCCTATCTACAGCCCCAAACCCAGATCAGACCCTCCCCCTCCGCAGGACCCTGCGACCCCGGCGAGGTGGCGCTGCCGCACGTGGCACCCATGGTGCGCCTGCTGGAGGGCGAGGAAGTCGCAGGTCCGCTGGATGAGAGCTGCGAGCGGCTGTTGCGCACCCTGCACGGGGCGCGTCACATGGCCCGGGACGCACCCAAATTCCGCAAGGTGGCAGCCCAGCGCCTGCGAG GGCAGCCCAGCCGACAAGATCCCCCACCTTCCCCGACAACCTGGGATCCCGCCACCGGTGCAGACCCACGTCCAGGCACAGCCCCTAAGGCGGGACCCCCAGGATCTGGCACCTGGAACAGGCCACCCCCTTGCACTCTAG
- the SH2D3A gene encoding SH2 domain-containing protein 3A isoform X12, translated as MPVSALPRTGSDPVLLKAPAPLGTVANSLRASDGQLQAKAPAKPPRTPSFELPEASERPPTYCELVPRVPCVQGTSLSQSCPEPEAPWWEAEEDEEEENRCFTRPRAEISFCPPDTPSCLLGPQNRPLEPQVLHTLRGLFLEHHPGSTALHLLLVDCQATGLLGVTRVQRDNMGVSSGLELLTLPHGCRLRLELLERHETLALAGALAVLGCSGPLEERAAALRGLVELALALRPGAAGDLPGLAAVMGALLMPQVSRLEHTWRQLRRSHTEAALAFEQELKPLMRALDEGAGSISAPCPIYSPKPRSDPPPPQDPATPARWRCRTWHPWCACWRARKSQVRWMRAASGCCAPCTGRVTWPGTHPNSARWQPSACEGSPADKIPHLPRQPGIPPPVQTHVQAQPLRRDPQDLAPGTGHPLAL; from the exons ATGCCCGTATCTGCCTTGCCCCGAACTGGCAGTGACCCCGTGTTGCTGAAGGCCCCTGCTCCCCTGGGAACTGTTGCCAACAGTCTCAGAGCCTCCGATGGGCAGCTTCAAGCCAAGGCACCAGCGAAGCCTCCCCGGACACCCTCCTTCGAACTTCCTGAAGCCTCTGAACGTCCCCCAACGTACTGCGAGCTGGTGCCCCGAGTACCCTGTGTCCAGGGAACGTCCCTGAGCCAAAGCTGCCCAGAGCCAGAGGCCCCAtggtgggaggccgaggaggatgaggaggaagagaacaGATGTTTTACAAGACCACGGGCTGAGATCTCTTTCTGCCCCCCTGATAccccctcctgcctcctgggccccCAGAATCGGCCCCTGGAACCCCAAGTCCTGCATACTCTCCGTGGCCTGTTCCTGGAACACCATCCTGGGAGCACTGCCCTTCACTTGCTATTGGTAGACTGCCAG GCCACAGGCCTCCTGGGAGTGACCAGGGTTCAGCGGGACAACATGGGGGTCTCATCTGGCCTGGAGCTGCTCACTCTTCCCCATGGATGTCGCTTGAGGTTGGAACTGCTAGAGAG gcatgagacactggCGCTGGCCGGGGCACTGGCAGTGCTGGGCTGCTCGGGGCCGCTGGAGGAGCGCGCAGCCGCACTGAGGGGCCTGGTAGAGCTGGCGCTGGCGCTGCGGCCAGGGGCAGCGGGGGACCTGCCTGGGCTGGCTGCGGTCATGGGCGCCCTGCTCATGCCCCAG GTGTCCCGGTTGGAGCACACGTGGCGCCAGCTCCGAAGGAGCCACACGGAGGCTGCGCTGGCCTTTGAACAGGAGCTGAAGCCGCTGATGCGGGCTCTGGATGAGGGCGCTG GTTCCATCTCTGCCCCATGCCCTATCTACAGCCCCAAACCCAGATCAGACCCTCCCCCTCCGCAGGACCCTGCGACCCCGGCGAGGTGGCGCTGCCGCACGTGGCACCCATGGTGCGCCTGCTGGAGGGCGAGGAAGTCGCAGGTCCGCTGGATGAGAGCTGCGAGCGGCTGTTGCGCACCCTGCACGGGGCGCGTCACATGGCCCGGGACGCACCCAAATTCCGCAAGGTGGCAGCCCAGCGCCTGCGAG GGCAGCCCAGCCGACAAGATCCCCCACCTTCCCCGACAACCTGGGATCCCGCCACCGGTGCAGACCCACGTCCAGGCACAGCCCCTAAGGCGGGACCCCCAGGATCTGGCACCTGGAACAGGCCACCCCCTTGCACTCTAG
- the SH2D3A gene encoding SH2 domain-containing protein 3A isoform X1, with amino-acid sequence MQVPQDGEDLAGQPWYHGLLSRQKAEALLQQDGDFLVRASGSRGGHPVISCRWRGSALHFEVFRVALRPRPGRPTALFQLEDEQFPSMPALVHSYVTGRRPLSQATGAVVSRPVTWQRPLRRSFSEDTLMDGPARTEPLRARKWSNSQPADLAHMGQSREDPTGIEAFAMPVSALPRTGSDPVLLKAPAPLGTVANSLRASDGQLQAKAPAKPPRTPSFELPEASERPPTYCELVPRVPCVQGTSLSQSCPEPEAPWWEAEEDEEEENRCFTRPRAEISFCPPDTPSCLLGPQNRPLEPQVLHTLRGLFLEHHPGSTALHLLLVDCQATGLLGVTRVQRDNMGVSSGLELLTLPHGCRLRLELLERHETLALAGALAVLGCSGPLEERAAALRGLVELALALRPGAAGDLPGLAAVMGALLMPQVSRLEHTWRQLRRSHTEAALAFEQELKPLMRALDEGAGSISAPCPIYSPKPRSDPPPPQDPATPARWRCRTWHPWCACWRARKSQVRWMRAASGCCAPCTGRVTWPGTHPNSARWQPSACEGSPADKIPHLPRQPGIPPPVQTHVQAQPLRRDPQDLAPGTGHPLAL; translated from the exons AAGGCTGAAGCTCTTCTTCAGCAAGATGGTGACTTCCTGGTTCGTGCCTCTGGGTCTCGTGGGGGCCACCCCGTGATCTCCTGCCGCTGGCGGGGCTCAGCCCTCCATTTCGAGGTGTTTCGTGTGGCCCTGCGTCCCCGGCCAGGCCGACCCACAGCTCTCTTTCAGCTGGAGGATGAGCAGTTCCCCAGCATGCCCGCTCTGGTTCACAGTTATGTGACAGGCAGGCGCCCACTGTCCCAGGCCACAGGGGCTGTGGTCTCCAGGCCTGTGACTTGGCAGAGGCCTCTGCGACGCAGCTTTAGCGAGGACACCCTGATGGATGGCCCAGCTCGGACAGAGCCTCTCAG ggcaAGGAAGTGGAGCAACAGTCAGCCTGCAGATTTGGCACATATGGGACAGTCAAGAGAAGACCCCACTGGGATAG AAGCCTTCGCCATGCCCGTATCTGCCTTGCCCCGAACTGGCAGTGACCCCGTGTTGCTGAAGGCCCCTGCTCCCCTGGGAACTGTTGCCAACAGTCTCAGAGCCTCCGATGGGCAGCTTCAAGCCAAGGCACCAGCGAAGCCTCCCCGGACACCCTCCTTCGAACTTCCTGAAGCCTCTGAACGTCCCCCAACGTACTGCGAGCTGGTGCCCCGAGTACCCTGTGTCCAGGGAACGTCCCTGAGCCAAAGCTGCCCAGAGCCAGAGGCCCCAtggtgggaggccgaggaggatgaggaggaagagaacaGATGTTTTACAAGACCACGGGCTGAGATCTCTTTCTGCCCCCCTGATAccccctcctgcctcctgggccccCAGAATCGGCCCCTGGAACCCCAAGTCCTGCATACTCTCCGTGGCCTGTTCCTGGAACACCATCCTGGGAGCACTGCCCTTCACTTGCTATTGGTAGACTGCCAG GCCACAGGCCTCCTGGGAGTGACCAGGGTTCAGCGGGACAACATGGGGGTCTCATCTGGCCTGGAGCTGCTCACTCTTCCCCATGGATGTCGCTTGAGGTTGGAACTGCTAGAGAG gcatgagacactggCGCTGGCCGGGGCACTGGCAGTGCTGGGCTGCTCGGGGCCGCTGGAGGAGCGCGCAGCCGCACTGAGGGGCCTGGTAGAGCTGGCGCTGGCGCTGCGGCCAGGGGCAGCGGGGGACCTGCCTGGGCTGGCTGCGGTCATGGGCGCCCTGCTCATGCCCCAG GTGTCCCGGTTGGAGCACACGTGGCGCCAGCTCCGAAGGAGCCACACGGAGGCTGCGCTGGCCTTTGAACAGGAGCTGAAGCCGCTGATGCGGGCTCTGGATGAGGGCGCTG GTTCCATCTCTGCCCCATGCCCTATCTACAGCCCCAAACCCAGATCAGACCCTCCCCCTCCGCAGGACCCTGCGACCCCGGCGAGGTGGCGCTGCCGCACGTGGCACCCATGGTGCGCCTGCTGGAGGGCGAGGAAGTCGCAGGTCCGCTGGATGAGAGCTGCGAGCGGCTGTTGCGCACCCTGCACGGGGCGCGTCACATGGCCCGGGACGCACCCAAATTCCGCAAGGTGGCAGCCCAGCGCCTGCGAG GGCAGCCCAGCCGACAAGATCCCCCACCTTCCCCGACAACCTGGGATCCCGCCACCGGTGCAGACCCACGTCCAGGCACAGCCCCTAAGGCGGGACCCCCAGGATCTGGCACCTGGAACAGGCCACCCCCTTGCACTCTAG
- the SH2D3A gene encoding SH2 domain-containing protein 3A isoform X14, whose product MSLEVGTAREVSQPLGILAGEGQFPPTSESLQTTPHSWFPREEGRWGNATSYPPSPLHYKPPHCPQTLALRFCRHETLALAGALAVLGCSGPLEERAAALRGLVELALALRPGAAGDLPGLAAVMGALLMPQVSRLEHTWRQLRRSHTEAALAFEQELKPLMRALDEGAGSISAPCPIYSPKPRSDPPPPQDPATPARWRCRTWHPWCACWRARKSQVRWMRAASGCCAPCTGRVTWPGTHPNSARWQPSACEGSPADKIPHLPRQPGIPPPVQTHVQAQPLRRDPQDLAPGTGHPLAL is encoded by the exons ATGTCGCTTGAGGTTGGAACTGCTAGAGAGGTGAGCCAGCCGCTTGGAATCTTGGCTGGGGAAGGCCAATTCCCCCCGACTTCCGAAAGTCTCCAAACAACTCCCCACTCATGGTTCCCCAGGGAAGAAGGGAGATGGGGCAATGCCACATCCTATCCCCCCTCACCCCTGCATTACAAacctccccactgcccccagaCCCTTGCCCTCCGCTTctgcaggcatgagacactggCGCTGGCCGGGGCACTGGCAGTGCTGGGCTGCTCGGGGCCGCTGGAGGAGCGCGCAGCCGCACTGAGGGGCCTGGTAGAGCTGGCGCTGGCGCTGCGGCCAGGGGCAGCGGGGGACCTGCCTGGGCTGGCTGCGGTCATGGGCGCCCTGCTCATGCCCCAG GTGTCCCGGTTGGAGCACACGTGGCGCCAGCTCCGAAGGAGCCACACGGAGGCTGCGCTGGCCTTTGAACAGGAGCTGAAGCCGCTGATGCGGGCTCTGGATGAGGGCGCTG GTTCCATCTCTGCCCCATGCCCTATCTACAGCCCCAAACCCAGATCAGACCCTCCCCCTCCGCAGGACCCTGCGACCCCGGCGAGGTGGCGCTGCCGCACGTGGCACCCATGGTGCGCCTGCTGGAGGGCGAGGAAGTCGCAGGTCCGCTGGATGAGAGCTGCGAGCGGCTGTTGCGCACCCTGCACGGGGCGCGTCACATGGCCCGGGACGCACCCAAATTCCGCAAGGTGGCAGCCCAGCGCCTGCGAG GGCAGCCCAGCCGACAAGATCCCCCACCTTCCCCGACAACCTGGGATCCCGCCACCGGTGCAGACCCACGTCCAGGCACAGCCCCTAAGGCGGGACCCCCAGGATCTGGCACCTGGAACAGGCCACCCCCTTGCACTCTAG